In Paeniglutamicibacter cryotolerans, the sequence GCCCCGTGGATTGAGTCATCACTGTGCGTAGCCGGCCGGCCTCCGAGGTCGCCTCCAGCGGCCGCACGTTTGGCGTTGCTGTCCCTGATGCGCTCCGTCTTGATGGCCAGCTCCATCTCGGCCAGTCCTGCCATGACGGTGAACATGAGCTTGCCCATCGGTGATCCCGTGTCGACATCCCCGCCTCCGAGGTTCAGCACCCGGAGGTTGACGCCTGCGCGCTCGAGCTCCGTTGCCAGCTCCAGCATGTTTGAGGTGGACCGGCCCAGCCGGTCCAGCGTCGTGACCACCAGTGTGTCTCCGGGCTGTAGGGCAACGCGTGCGGCGTCGAATGCCGGCCGGCTTGCCTTGCCGCCGCTGACTCCGTTGTCGACATACATGTCATCGGCCCGGACGCCAGCGGCCGTGATGTCCTGTACCTGCCTGTCACTGTCCTGTCCGCGTGTGCTGACTCGTGCGTATCCGATCAGCTTGCCAGTCGTAGCCGTGTTGCTCATGATGTCTTGGTCCTCGAAAGTGTCTCGAAAGGGTCGATGATGTAGTGAAAGCGTAACAGATGTTTTGCAACATGGTTATGCAACACTCAAGCCTAGTGTTTCCGAGGGTGCGAAAGTGTCTCGCCGAAGTGTCGCAGAACCGATCGGTTAAGAGACATCGTGATCTCAAGGTCCCTTGAATTTCCACCGTCCCAATTTCATTGCGAAGAACTACACTTTCACCGACGACCGACGATCCCGACGGAGGCCCAGAGACAACAGCGGTTCACGCGCTACAGGTACTTGCAGATCGAGTGCCGCCGATTCTTCAAGCGCTTCAACCAGGTTTCCTGCACACGCCAGTAGCTCGTCCCATGCCTCCTCCGTAATCTCGTCATCATCGATCGCAACAAGCATGTCGAAGATGACTCCATCGGCGCTCTCTTCATACACCTTGCCCAACCGCCCACCGAGAAGACGGATAGAAACCTCGATGTCCTGCAGCTCGTCCATCGATTCCTGCCATGCCCACGTCACCCCATTGAAGTCGTGCCCGTGTGCAGCTGCATCCTCCCGAAACTTACTCACGCGAAGTCCCACAGCAAAACGCTGATTCATGTCCCTCAATTGCTTGATTAAGCCAAGGTAGGCAGTGAGGCGTTCCTTCTTCAGCCATTGCTCATTGGCCGTACGGCGAGCCAGCTGAGCGCCGACCAGCACGCCGGCCAACGGCAGCACGATCGTCGCAATATCTTTAACGATGCCCAAGATGTCTTTCGCTATTCCCCAGTCCATAGAGCGAGCTTATAGTCCGCTCGTGAACGTCTCGAAAGGCGTTGGCTGCGAGACGATACAGCGGGGTCCAGAGCGTCGATTGCCCCCTGGGGGCGGGGGGGCACCCCGTACAGGTGCGCGCTTTGCCCGGTTACGTTTAGCAGTTAATCAAGCGGACGGGTCCCGGGGTTTTGCAGGTGCCGAGATCCGCGCCAGCACTGGGATGCAGGCCGCTTTGCCGGGGCAAGACTCGGGGTCAGGTTCGGAGGTGGGGCGGAGCCCCGAACCCGGGCCCGGTCATCACCGCACGTAGTCGACGCCTTCGACCGTTTACGGGTTTACCTACCCCGGGATCACAGCCGGAAGTGGGAGGCCGTACTCCTTGGCGAACCGGCGCACCTCGGGATTCCCCGCCGCCTCCTTGTTGAACCGTGGCCCGCACTCCCGGACGGTGCGGGTCCGCTTCCCGTTGGTCACCTCCCGGCGGGCGACTCCCCGCTTCTTGTTCACATACTCGGTGACGGGCTGGAGGTGTGCCGGGTTGCAGCAGCGCGGCCCGGCAGTGCAATCGTCAAGGTGGTCGAGCTGCCGATTGAGGGCAGTTCCGCCCATGAGCATCACCCACAGCGCGCGGTGAGCGGGCCAGGCTGAATCGTAGACATAACCTTTGCGATTGGTTCCGCTTCCGGTTCCCGCTGGGTAGAACTTCGCATAGTCCCCACGGAGGTAGTCCTCCGATTCTGGCCCTTCGTTCGCTGAAGATCGACGGTAGATCCAGCATTCGTTCTCAACACGGATACCCTCGGCCAGGCGTTCCAGGTTTCGCGGGTGCTGGAGGTGCAAGCCTTCGTGTTCGCGGCAGTACCAACGGCCCCCCATTTTGCGGCCATTCGTCCTATCCTCGTCGAGATGCCACCTCGTGCAGTCATCGGCATGGCACTGGCTGCGCCGACGGGCATCGACACCTCGGCGCTTCGGACTAGCCAGTTCTCGGGCCCTTCGCTTGTCGTGCTTCTTGCATAGCGTGTTCGCGTGGGCCTCGGTGTGGCACCCGTTGATAGTGCAGGGTCCGCCATTCTTACCCGCCAGGGTAACCTCCAAAAGTGGGGAAAAGTTTTCCTCTAAAATGGCATAGTAAAGCCAAGAGAAACTGTCAAGTACCCAGCGTATCAAAGGATTTCACTAGGGACAACACCGCAGCGTGGAGTGATCGCCTTATTAGTAATAAGGGCATCATCTCCACCATGGGTCGGGTAGGGCGCCAGCCCGGACCGACTACCCCACTGAAGGGCTTCACTCCGTTCAGACGGCCTGTCATTTCCTGACCCGATCGATTCGGCTCGGTATTGACATAGCCCACCACCCAGGGGCATTCGGATGGTGAGAGTCAGGAAACGATGGACCCCCTAGTGAATCGAGACCCACTTACGGCGGGGAAGGATTCACTAGGGGGATCGGGAAAGTTTGATTCGGACGGAGCCGGTCGAGGTTTCCTTAGAACACGCTACGGGTATTACTCGCCTGCGTCAGGACTGGGATGTGTTGGTCAGGTCGGGAGGGCCGTACACGCCTTCTCCCGTTGGATTCTCTAGCGCCCCGAGTCTGCCTTGATGCGCACCGAACCAACTCGGTGAATCCTTTTTTCTCCCTACACCCGGGGACAAGCCGGTGGCCCTTCATCCTGACTCGGCTTCGGCATGCCGTGGA encodes:
- a CDS encoding recombinase family protein yields the protein MSNTATTGKLIGYARVSTRGQDSDRQVQDITAAGVRADDMYVDNGVSGGKASRPAFDAARVALQPGDTLVVTTLDRLGRSTSNMLELATELERAGVNLRVLNLGGGDVDTGSPMGKLMFTVMAGLAEMELAIKTERIRDSNAKRAAAGGDLGGRPATHSDDSIHGAARDIKAGMSASAAAAKRGMSRATLYRRAKALGVDLAA